The proteins below come from a single Megalops cyprinoides isolate fMegCyp1 chromosome 5, fMegCyp1.pri, whole genome shotgun sequence genomic window:
- the apc gene encoding adenomatous polyposis coli protein isoform X3 yields the protein MRLFHKNKGCRSCFIVEVLKQLQGSIEEESMESSGQIDLLERLKEMSLDPSNFPGVKLRPKVPMRSYDSREGSVSGRSGDSSPVPTGSFTRRGVVNGSRESAGYLEELEKERSLLMAELEKEEKEKDWYYAQLQNLTKRIDSLPLTENFSLQTDMTRRQLEYEARQIRAAMEEQLGTCQDMEKRAQARVARIQQIEKDMLRIRQHLQSQPADSEKTSQSKNEAASLDCERPSEGGQASGDTGMATPVCGQGSSARVDHEVSSDMSCGSSYSVPRRLTSHLGTKVEMVYSLLSMLGTHDKDDMSRTLLAMSSSQDSCIAMRQSGCLPLLIQLLHGNDKDSVLLGNSRGSKEARARASAALHNIIHSQPDDKRGRREIRVLHLLEQIRAYCETCWEWQETHERGVDQDKNPMPSPVEHQICPAVCVLMKLSFDEEHRHAMNELGGLQAIGELLQVDCEIYGLTSDHYSVTLRRYAGMALTNLTFGDVANKSTLCSMKGCMRAMVAQLKSDSEDLQQVIASVLRNLSWRADVNSKKTLREVGSVKALMECALDVKKESTLKSVLSALWNLSAHCTENKADICAVDGALAFLVGTLTYRSQTNTLAIIESGGGILRNVSSLIATNEDHRQILRENNCLQTLLQHLKSHSLTIVSNACGTLWNLSARNAKDQETLWDMGAVSMLKNLIHSKHKMIAMGSAAALRNLMANRPAKYKDANIMSPGSSLPSLHVRKQKALIEELDAQHLSETFDNIDNLSPKASHRSKPRHKQTLYNEYVLDSRRNDDSVCRAEGFNSSNITVLSPYMNTPVLSSSSRESRGNSESSRTEKDRSLDRERRGGVPGSFHPSDDSSKRIGMQISAAAQIAKVMEEVQSMHIGQDDRSAGNTQDMHCVQDEVSGIRRTPAIHGHSNVYSFNKPEHSSRNCPMPKMEYRASNDSLNSVSSSDGYGKRGQMKPSVDSYSEDEGKCCIYRKYPADLAHKIHSANHMEDDDGDLDTPINYSLKYSDEQLNSGRQSPSQNERWARPKHLEDDIKRPDQKAARSQSPGYPRYTENSDSEEKHKKYQSRFVQPEHSGGFRSRSSNSSEQSRGSSTHGTNKKTSQTMCSVDDYGDDKPTNYSERYSEEQQHDEDQPTNYSMKYNEEHHVEQPIDYSLKYSDTASQKAMFSHAQSSTSQNSAKDHLTQDGATASVTSLKTSNRQKQLHPSSSQARSGPTRVLQKSSTCKAPSINQETLQTYCVEDTPICFSRGSSLSSLSSEDEIEGHDQAINTASNYPTLPIADKEPTGTLGADQRTAESQTTSQYIRMKPQRNHGSISDGSRHKAVEFSSGAKSPSKSGAQTPKSPPEHYVQETPLMFSRCTSVSSLDSFESHSIASSVQSEPCSGMVSGIISPSDLPDSPGQTMPPSRSKTPPPHPAQMKHKMKVPPHAEKRDLAPRHAAVNSAVQKVQVLPDNDTLLHFATESTPDGFSCASSLSALSLDEPFIPKDVELQIMPPVHEDDHGNEGEPEKDDTKEIKSQEVPKVSCEPEKDILDDSDDDDIEILEACINSAMPTKSSRKPKKQSPSATSRIPPPAARKPSQLPVYKLLPSQNRGQQQKHVSFTHGEDMPRIYCVEGTPINFSTATSLSDLTIDSPPNELANVESSAPGAESSIQRREERGALPERKSTEGKDVSKSLTDRTSVGDDKNEGDDILAECISSAMPKGKTHKPFRVKKIIDQAQHPTTSPGSLVQQEMEKKKPTSPVKPMPQSSEYRARMIKRPEPSSGFAPGASYPDKHKDTKKQEQKIASRDVADKPSNMDERVRPGFAFDSPHHYTPIEGTPYCFSRNDSLSSLDFEDDDLDFSKEKAELRKEKEQRKSSTNSASQQPISHVPANNTRMFQMAPQKPLQKQATFPQTSKESTGPVPDEKQNFSIEDTPVCFSRNSSLSSLSDIDQENNNKDTHQKGNASQAEESRPQASGYAPKAFHVEDTPVCFSRNSSLSSLSIDSEDDLLQECISSAMPKKKKQPLRNKRDDHGMSDGKGMGGILAEEPDLILDLTDAHSPISEQALSPDSESFDWKAIQEGANSIVSSLHQAAASLSRQASSDSDSILSLKSGISIGSPFHLTPDQEEKAPASNKGPRILKPGEKSTLESKKKEEEAKSLKGGKKVYKSLITGKPRTNLENVSSQQRQTSAPAISRGRTMIHIPGVRSSSPSTSPVQKKTPPRGAASKISSQGQNSSNSPRSMKAPVKSDPSPSSRQPSSQGGSSKASSRSGSRDSTPSRPTQQPLTRPMQSPGRTSISPGRSGISPSNKLSQIPRTSSPSTPSSKSSGSGRMAYTSPGRHLGQQTPPKQSGLPRSTSGIPRSESASKGMNLPGATGSSKKAELSRMSSTKSSGSESDRSEKPVLVRQSTFIKEAPSPTLKRKLEESASLESLSPSSRPASPSRSQSQTPVSSPSLPDMSLTLPCQGSCWRKSPHGQNSSENGDGRSLRRHEIARSHSESPSRLPVNRSGTWKREHSKHSSSLPRVSTWKRTGSSSSILSASSESSEKARSEDERQTLSPTQRTAQSKDGHPPLKGTWRKMKENEISHLMTNELQDSSSDVDSKSVLHQMVPAVSKTEDVWVRIEDCPINNPRSGKSPTGKTPPVIDSVSDKVPISDPDPNEKQQKQPTVNENAAVRTLVSENNLNLLRSEATEKKGADVKPTSSNLSATETHEIPVAERTPFSSSNSSKHSSPSGAVAARVTPFNYNPSPRKSSADGTTARPSQIPTPVTSSTKKRDSKGENAEPSGSYIVTSV from the exons AAATGAGCCTGGATCCCAGCAACTTTCCTGGCGTGAAACTGAGGCCCAAGGTCCCCATGCGCTCGTATGATAGTCGTGAGGGCTCTGTCTCTGGGCGCTCCGGGGACAGCAGCCCTGTCCCCACTGGCTCCTTCACCAGGAGAGGGGTGGTGAACGGGAGTCGTGAAAGTGCCGGCTACCtagaggagctggagaaggagag GTCTTTGTTAATGGCGGagctggagaaagaggagaaagagaaagactgGTACTACGCACAGCTCCAGAACCTCACCAAGAGGATTGATAGTCTTCctctgacagaaaat TTCTCTCTGCAGACGGACATGACGCGCAGGCAGCTGGAGTACGAGGCGCGGCAGATCAGAGCCGCcatggaggagcagctgggcaCCTGCCAGGACATGGAGAAAAGAGCGCAG GCAAGAGTGGCACGGATTCAGCAGATTGAGAAGGACATGCTTCGGATCCGTCAGCACTTACAGTCCCAGCCGGCCGATTCAGAG aAGACATCACAGAGCAAGAATGAGGCGGCTTCCCTTGATTGCGAGCGACCAAGCGAGGGTGGACAGGCATCTGGCGACACTGGCATGGCTACCCCGGTGTGCGGTCAG GGTTCAAGTGCTCGAGTGGACCATGAGGTATCCAGTGATATGAGCTGTGGTAGTAGTTACTCTGTCCCACGCAGACTGACAAGTCACCTGGGTACCAAG GTGGAGATGGTGTATTCGCTTCTGTCCATGTTGGGAACTCACGACAAAGACGACATGTCCCGCACCCTGCTGGCAATGTCCAGCTCCCAGGACAGCTGCATCGCCATGCGCCAGTCCGGCTGCCTGCCTCTGCTCATACAGCTGCTCCACGGCAACGACAAGGACTCTGTGCTCCTGGGAAACTCGCGGGGCAGCAAGGAAGCCCGGGCCAGAGCCAGCGCTGCCCTCCACAACATCATCCACTCGCAGCCTGACGACAAGCGCGGGCGCAGGGAGATCCGCGTGCTGCACCTGCTGGAGCAGATCCGGGCTTACTGCGAGACATGCTGGGAGTGGCAGGAGACCCATGAGCGGGGCGTGGACCAAGACAAAAACCCGA TGCCATCCCCTGTGGAGCATCAGATATGTcctgctgtatgtgtgcttatgAAGCTGTCTTTTGACGAGGAGCACAGGCATGCCATGAATGAGTTAG GGGGTTTGCAGGCTATAGGGGAATTGCTGCAGGTTGATTGCGAGATATATGGACTAACTAGTGATCACTACAGTGTAACTCTGAGAAGATATGCTGGAATGGCCCTTACTAACCTCACATTTGGGGATGTGGCCAACAAG TCCACCTTGTGTTCCATGAAAGGCTGTATGAGGGCAATGGTGGCCCAGCTGAAATCAGATAGCGAAGATTTGCAGCAG GTAATTGCAAGTGTTCTGAGGAACTTGTCCTGGCGTGCTGATGTAAACAGCAAGAAGACCCTGCGTGAGGTGGGGAGTGTGAAGGCACTCATGGAATGTGCCCTGGACGTCAAGAAG GAATCAACCCTGAAAAGTGTTCTTAGTGCCCTATGGAACTTGTCagcacactgcactgaaaacaaagctGATATATGTGCAGTAGATGGAGCGTTGGCATTCTTGGTCGGCACTCTAACATACCGGAGCCAAACTAACACCCTGGCTATTATTGAAAGCGGAGGAGGCATCTTGCGAAATGTGTCCAGTCTCATCGCAACAAATGAAGATCACAg gCAAATATTGAGGGAAAACAATTGCCTCCAGACACTCCTTCAGCATCTGAAGTCGCACAGCTTGACAATAGTCAGCAATGCATGTGGAACTCTCTGGAACCTTTCAGCTCGAAATGCAAAGGACCAGGAAACCTTGTGGGACATGGGGGCTGTTAGCATGTTGAAGAACCTTATTCACTCCAAGCACAAAATGATTGCAATGGGCAGTGCAGCTGCTTTAAGGAACCTCATGGCTAACAGACCTGCTAAATACAAGGATGCAAACATCATGTCCCCAGGATCCAGCTTGCCATCTCTCcatgtcagaaaacaaaaagctttAATTGAGGAATTGGATGCACAGCATCTTTCAGAGACATTTGATAACATTGACAATTTGAGCCCAAAAGCCTCTCACAGGAGCAAACCACGACACAAGCAAACCTTGTACAATGAGTATGTCCTGGACTCCCGTCGCAATGATGACAGTGTCTGTAGGGCAGAGGGTTTTAATTCTAGCAACATTACTGTACTTTCCCCTTACATGAACACTCCAGTGCTGTCCAGCTCATCCAGAGAAAGCAGAGGGAATTCAGAAAGTTCCAGGACTGAGAAGGATCGAAGCCttgacagagaaaggagaggtgGGGTACCTGGTAGCTTCCACCCCTCAGATGACTCCTCCAAAAGGATTGGGATGCAGATATCAGCCGCTGCACAGATTGCTAAAGTAATGGAAGAAGTGCAAAGCATGCACATAGGCCAAGATGACAGAAGTGCCGGAAATACACAGGACATGCATTGCGTGCAAGATGAAGTAAGTGGCATCAGGCGTACACCTGCCATACATGGTCATTCAAATGTGTACAGCTTTAACAAGCCAGAGCACTCGAGCAGAAACTGCCCCATGCCAAAAATGGAATACAGGGCATCTAATGACAGCCTGAACAGTGTTAGCAGCAGTGATGGCTATGGTAAAAGGGGTCAAATGAAACCTTCAGTTGACTCTTACTCTGAAGATGAGGGGAAATGTTGCATTTATCGAAAATATCCTGCTGATCTTGCCCACAAGATACACAGTGCTAATCATATGGAAGATGATGATGGAGATCTAGACACACCTATAAATTACAGCTTGAAGTACTCTGATGAACAGCTTAACTCAGGCCGGCAAAGTCCCAGTCAAAATGAAAGGTGGGCGAGACCTAAACATCTTGAGGATGACATCAAAAGGCCAGATCAGAAAGCTGCACGATCTCAAAGCCCTGGATATCCAAGATACACAGAAAATAGTGACAGCGAGGAAAAGCATAAGAAATATCAGTCCAGATTTGTGCAGCCTGAACATTCAGGAGGATTCCGATCAAGGAGCTCCAATAGCTCGGAGCAAAGTAGAGGCAGTTCCACTCATGGAACCAATAAAAAGACCAGCCAGACCATGTGCTCAGTTGATGATTATGGTGATGACAAGCCAACCAATTACAGTGAGCGGTACTCAGAAGAGCAACAACATGATGAGGACCAGCCAACAAATTACAGCATGAAATACAATGAAGAACACCATGTGGAACAACCAATTGATTATAGCTTGAAATATTCTGATACCGCCTCCCAAAAGGCTATGTTCAGCCATGCACAGTCATCCACCTCTCAGAACTCAGCAAAAGATCACCTAACCCAGGATGGTGCGACAGCCTCTGTAACATCACTAAAGACCTCCAACAGGCAAAAGCAGCTTCACCCATCTTCATCCCAAGCACGATCTGGGCCAACTCGTGTACTCCAAAAGTCTTCAACATGCAAGGCTCCTTCCATTAATCAAGAAACACTACAAACATATTGTGTTGAGGACACACCAATCTGTTTTTCCCGAGGTAGCTCCCTGTCATCTTTGTCATCTGAAGATGAAATTGAAGGCCACGACCAGGCTATAAATACTGCAAGCAACTACCCAACTTTGCCAATTGCTGATAAAGAGCCCACTGGTACTTTAGGTGCAGATCAACGCACAGCTGAGAGCCAGACAACTTCACAGTACATCCGAATGAAGCCTCAGAGAAACCATGGGTCAATTTCAGATGGATCAAGACATAAAGCAGTTGAATTTTCATCTGGTGCCAAATCGCCATCCAAAAGTGGGGCGCAGACTCCTAAAAGTCCACCTGAACATTATGTGCAAGAGACACCACTCATGTTCAGCAGGTGCACTTCAGTGAGCTCCCTTGATAGTTTTGAAAGTCACTCCATAGCCAGTTCAGTACAGAGTGAACCATGCAGTGGCATGGTGAGTGGAATTATTAGTCCAAGTGATCTTCCTGACAGTCCAGGGCAAACAATGCCTCCGAGTCGAAGCAAAACTCCACCTCCACATCCAGCCCAAATGAAGCATAAAATGAAAGTGCCTCCTCATGCTGAAAAAAGGGATTTGGCTCCAAGACATGCAGCTGTGAATTCTGCAGTCCAGAAAGTCCAAGTACTTCCAGACAATGACACATTGTTGCATTTTGCAACAGAAAGTACTCCCGATGGATTCTCTTGTGCTTCGAGTCTGAGTGCACTTAGTCTTGATGAACCATTTATTCCAAAAGATGTTGAACTTCAGATTATGCCTCCTGTTCATGAAGATGACCATGGTAATGAGGGTGAGCCTGAGAAAGATGACACTAAAGAAATCAAGAGCCAAGAAGTGCCCAAGGTATCGTGTGAACCAGAAAAAGACATATTGGATGattctgatgatgatgatattgaGATTTTAGAAGCCTGCATAAACTCAGCTATGCCAACTAAGTCCTCAAGAAAACCCAAAAAGCAGTCACCCTCAGCCACTTCAAGAATACCTCCACCAGCAGCACGTAAACCTAGTCAGCTTCCTGTATATAAATTACTTCCTTCACAAAACCGAGGGCAGCAACAGAAGCATGTGAGCTTCACCCATGGGGAAGACATGCCAAGAATTTATTGTGTTGAGGGAACCCCCATCAATTTTTCCACTGCAACATCTCTCAGTGATCTTACTATTGATTCTCCCCCTAATGAGTTAGCAAATGTGGAGAGCTCTGCACCTGGTGCAGAATCCTCCATccaaaggagagaggagagaggagctctaccagagagaaaaagcacagaGGGCAAAGATGTAAGCAAAAGTCTGACTGACCGAACGTCTGTTGGGGATGATAAAAATGAAGGGGATGATATTCTTGCTGAGTGCATCAGTTCTGCAATGCCGAAAGGTAAAACTCACAAGCCCTTTAGGGTGAAGAAAATTATTGATCAGGCGCAGCACCCAACTACATCACCAGGTAGTTTAGTACAAcaagaaatggaaaagaagaaaCCCACGTCCCCTGTAAAGCCAATGCCTCAAAGCAGTGAGTACAGAGCAAGGATGATAAAACGGCCAGAACCTTCAAGTGGTTTTGCTCCAGGGGCTTCATATCCCGATAAACACAAGGATaccaaaaaacaggaacaaaaaattGCCTCCAGAGATGTTGCAGATAAGCCTTCAAATATGGATGAGAGGGTGCGCCCAGGCTTTGCTTTTGATTCGCCACATCATTACACACCAATTGAGGGCACTCCGTATTGTTTCTCACGTAATGATTCCTTAAGCTCCTTAGACTTTGAAGATGACGATCTTGATTTCTCAAAAGAAAAAGCTGAACTCCgaaaagaaaaagagcagaGGAAATCTTCAACAAATAGTGCTAGTCAGCAGCCCATCAGCCACGTGCCTGCAAATAATACGCGCATGTTTCAGATGGCTCCTCAGAAACCTCTGCAAAAGCAAGCAACTTTTCCACAAACATCCAAAGAAAGCACAGGGCCAGTCCCTGATGAGAAGCAGAACTTTTCTATTGAAGATACACCAGTGTGTTTTTCTCGAAATTCATCTCTTAGTTCACTGAGTGATATTGACcaagaaaataacaacaaagacACCCATCAGAAAGGAAATGCAAGTCAAGCAGAAGAATCTAGGCCTCAAGCCTCTGGGTATGCACCAAAAGCTTTTCATGTTGAAGATacccctgtttgtttttcaagaaACAGTTCACTTAGTTCTCTTAGTATTGATTCTGAAGATGATCTTTTGCAAGAATGTATCAGCTCTGCCAtgccaaaaaagaagaaacaaccACTTAGAAACAAACGAGATGACCATGGAATGAGCGATGGTAAAGGTATGGGTGGCATTTTAGCCGAAGAGCCTGATCTAATACTTGatctcacagatgcacacagtcCTATTTCAGAGCAGGCTCTTTCTCCAGATTCTGAATCTTTTGATTGGAAGGCTATTCAAGAGGGTGCCAATTCAATAGTGAGTAGCTTGCATCAGGCAGCTGCTAGTCTTTCTAGACAAGCCTCTTCTGATTCAGATTCAATCCTCTCCCTGAAGTCTGGTATTTCAATTGGATCACCATTTCATCTAACTCCAGATCAAGAAGAAAAAGCCCCTGCTTCCAACAAAGGCCCCAGAATATTGAAACCAGGGGAAAAGAGCACTTTAGagtcaaaaaagaaagaggaagaagctAAAAGCCTTAAAGGGGGTAAGAAAGTTTATAAAAGTCTAATAACTGGGAAGCCACGTACAAACCTTGAGAATGTGTCTTCTCAGCAGAGGCAAACCTCAGCTCCAGCAATCTCCCGTGGAAGAACAATGATTCACATTCCTGGGGTAAGAAGTAGTTCCCCTAGCACAAGTCCAGTTCAAAAGAAGACACCACCAAGAGGAGCTGCCTCAAAAATATCTTCGCAAGGGCAGAACTCTAGCAATTCACCACGTAGCATGAAGGCACCTGTTAAATCAGATCCTAGTCCTTCCAGCAGGCAACCAAGTTCACAAGGTGGGTCAAGCAAGGCCTCCTCTAGGTCAGGCTCACGAGATTCCACACCTTCTAGACCTACTCAGCAGCCTTTAACCAGACCTATGCAGTCTCCAGGTCGTACCTCTATTTCACCTGGAAGAAGCGGCATTAGTCCATCCAACAAGTTATCTCAGATACCCCGCACATCATCACCAAGCACACCCTCAAGTAAGTCATCAGGATCTGGAAGAATGGCGTATACCTCCCCAGGGAGACACTTGGGTCAGCAGACTCCACCTAAGCAAAGTGGTTTGCCGAGAAGTACTAGCGGGATTCCAAGGAGTGAATCTGCTTCAAAAGGAATGAATCTACCGGGAGCCACTGGTTCTTCAAAAAAGGCTGAATTGTCTAGGATGTCTTCCACGAAGTCTAGTGGAAGTGAGTCTGATAGATCAGAGAAACCTGTCCTAGTTCGTCAATCAACTTTTATTAAAGAAGCCCCTAGTCCAACACTTAAGAGAAAATTGGAGGAGTCTGCCTCATTAGAATCTTTGTCTCCTTCCTCTAGGCCTGCATCTCCCAGCCGATCCCAATCACAAACACCAGTGTCAAGTCCGTCTTTACCAGATATGTCATTAACTTTGCCCTGCCAAGGTAGCTGTTGGAGGAAGTCCCCACACGGTCAGAACTCTTCCGAAAATGGTGATGGGAGATCCCTTAGAAGACATGAAATTGCACGTTCACATTCTGAGAGCCCTTCCAGACTCCCAGTTAACAGGTCGGGAACATGGAAGCGtgaacacagcaaacattcttCCTCTTTGCCAAGAGTAAGCACCTGGAAGAGGACAGGgagctcctcctccatcctttcAGCTTCTTCTGAGTCAAGTGAAAAAGCAAGAAGTGAAGATGAGAGGCAAACTTTGAGTCCCACGCAAAGGACCGCACAAAGTAAGGATGGACATCCTCCTTTAAAAGGCACATggaggaaaatgaaagagaatgaaatttcacatttaatgacTAATGAACTGCAGGATTCGTCCAGTGATGTGGATTCAAAATCAGTGCTCCACCAAATGGTTCCTGCGGTGTCCAAGACTGAGGATGTGTGGGTAAGAATAGAGGACTGTCCTATAAACAACCCCCGGTCTGGAAAATCTCCAACAGGCAAAACACCCCCAGTCATTGATAGTGTGTCTGACAAAGTACCCATTTCAGATCCAGATCCAaatgaaaagcagcaaaaacaaCCTACAGTGAATGAGAATGCAGCTGTTCGAACACTTGTTTCTGAGAACAATTTGAATTTGCTCAGGAGTGAAGCTACTGAAAAGAAAGGAGCTGATGTTAAGCCAACTTCCAGCAATTTGAGTGCAACAGAGACTCATGAAATTCCAGTTGCTGAACGCACACCTTTCAGTTCCTCAAATTCCAGTAAGCACAGCTCTCCTAGTGGTGCTGTTGCTGCAAGAGTGACCCCATTCAATTACAACCCAAGCCCCAGAAAAAGCAGTGCTGATGGCACCACTGCCCGTCCATCTCAAATCCCAACACCAGTGACCAGCAGCACAAAGAAGAGAGACTCCAAAGGTGAAAATGCTGAACCTAGCGGATCATACATTGTGACTTCTGTTTAA